A DNA window from Vigna angularis cultivar LongXiaoDou No.4 chromosome 1, ASM1680809v1, whole genome shotgun sequence contains the following coding sequences:
- the LOC108330366 gene encoding uncharacterized protein LOC108330366 isoform X4 yields the protein MDVRNIAVVVEDVDAARTALQWALHNIIRYGDIITLLHVYPLTRSKTKNKARLLRLKGFQLALSFQQDICNNFSNILLVQMGMCYNLRIVLQTKVEIVVTEDNREGMKIVATVRELGASMLVVGLHDHSFLYSLSMVHNNVANYFNCRVLAINQPLASPVSPTMGVQGSSTNMDFSHIHISALQVSIFALQSA from the exons atggATGTGAGGAACATTGCTGTGGTGGTGGAAGATGTGGATGCAGCTAGAACTGCACTACAATGGGCACTTCACAACATCATTCGCTATGGCGACATAATCACACTCCTCCATGTCTACCCTTTAACAAGatccaaaacaaaaaacaaagctCGTCTTCTTCGCCTCAAGGGCTTCCAGTTAGCACTTTCCTTCCAACAAGACATTTGCAACAACTTCTCCAAT atttTGCTTGTTCAAATGGGTATGTGCTATAATCTTAGGATTGTGTTACAGACAAAGGTTGAGATTGTTGTCACGGAAGATAACCGGGAGGGAATGAAAATTGTGGCCACGGTGCGTGAGCTCGGAGCTTCCATGCTAGTGGTTGGACTTCATGATCATAGTTTTCTTTACAG CTTGTCAATGGTCCATAACAACGTAGCTAACTACTTTAACTGTAGAGTGCTTGCCATCAATCAGCCTCTTGCTTCCCCAGTCAGTCCAACGATGGGAGTCCAAGGCAGTTCAACCAACATGGACTTTTCACATATTCACATCTCTGCCTTACA AGTGTCTATCTTTGCATTGCAGAGTGCCTGA
- the LOC108330366 gene encoding uncharacterized protein LOC108330366 isoform X3, with translation MDVRNIAVVVEDVDAARTALQWALHNIIRYGDIITLLHVYPLTRSKTKNKARLLRLKGFQLALSFQQDICNNFSNTKVEIVVTEDNREGMKIVATVRELGASMLVVGLHDHSFLYSLSMVHNNVANYFNCRVLAINQPLASPVSPTMGVQGSSTNMDFSHIHISALQVPETPQPKIKYRICPDPTAIICRLRWSRSRR, from the exons atggATGTGAGGAACATTGCTGTGGTGGTGGAAGATGTGGATGCAGCTAGAACTGCACTACAATGGGCACTTCACAACATCATTCGCTATGGCGACATAATCACACTCCTCCATGTCTACCCTTTAACAAGatccaaaacaaaaaacaaagctCGTCTTCTTCGCCTCAAGGGCTTCCAGTTAGCACTTTCCTTCCAACAAGACATTTGCAACAACTTCTCCAAT ACAAAGGTTGAGATTGTTGTCACGGAAGATAACCGGGAGGGAATGAAAATTGTGGCCACGGTGCGTGAGCTCGGAGCTTCCATGCTAGTGGTTGGACTTCATGATCATAGTTTTCTTTACAG CTTGTCAATGGTCCATAACAACGTAGCTAACTACTTTAACTGTAGAGTGCTTGCCATCAATCAGCCTCTTGCTTCCCCAGTCAGTCCAACGATGGGAGTCCAAGGCAGTTCAACCAACATGGACTTTTCACATATTCACATCTCTGCCTTACA AGTGCCTGAAACCCCTCAACCAAAGATAAAATACCGGATTTGCCCTGATCCGACTGCAATTATTTGTCGGTTAAGGTGGTCAAGGAGTAGAAGATGA
- the LOC108330366 gene encoding uncharacterized protein LOC108330366 isoform X2 → MDVRNIAVVVEDVDAARTALQWALHNIIRYGDIITLLHVYPLTRSKTKNKARLLRLKGFQLALSFQQDICNNFSNILLVQMGMCYNLRIVLQTKVEIVVTEDNREGMKIVATVRELGASMLVVGLHDHSFLYRVLAINQPLASPVSPTMGVQGSSTNMDFSHIHISALQVPETPQPKIKYRICPDPTAIICRLRWSRSRR, encoded by the exons atggATGTGAGGAACATTGCTGTGGTGGTGGAAGATGTGGATGCAGCTAGAACTGCACTACAATGGGCACTTCACAACATCATTCGCTATGGCGACATAATCACACTCCTCCATGTCTACCCTTTAACAAGatccaaaacaaaaaacaaagctCGTCTTCTTCGCCTCAAGGGCTTCCAGTTAGCACTTTCCTTCCAACAAGACATTTGCAACAACTTCTCCAAT atttTGCTTGTTCAAATGGGTATGTGCTATAATCTTAGGATTGTGTTACAGACAAAGGTTGAGATTGTTGTCACGGAAGATAACCGGGAGGGAATGAAAATTGTGGCCACGGTGCGTGAGCTCGGAGCTTCCATGCTAGTGGTTGGACTTCATGATCATAGTTTTCTTTACAG AGTGCTTGCCATCAATCAGCCTCTTGCTTCCCCAGTCAGTCCAACGATGGGAGTCCAAGGCAGTTCAACCAACATGGACTTTTCACATATTCACATCTCTGCCTTACA AGTGCCTGAAACCCCTCAACCAAAGATAAAATACCGGATTTGCCCTGATCCGACTGCAATTATTTGTCGGTTAAGGTGGTCAAGGAGTAGAAGATGA
- the LOC108330366 gene encoding uncharacterized protein LOC108330366 isoform X1, which produces MDVRNIAVVVEDVDAARTALQWALHNIIRYGDIITLLHVYPLTRSKTKNKARLLRLKGFQLALSFQQDICNNFSNILLVQMGMCYNLRIVLQTKVEIVVTEDNREGMKIVATVRELGASMLVVGLHDHSFLYSLSMVHNNVANYFNCRVLAINQPLASPVSPTMGVQGSSTNMDFSHIHISALQVPETPQPKIKYRICPDPTAIICRLRWSRSRR; this is translated from the exons atggATGTGAGGAACATTGCTGTGGTGGTGGAAGATGTGGATGCAGCTAGAACTGCACTACAATGGGCACTTCACAACATCATTCGCTATGGCGACATAATCACACTCCTCCATGTCTACCCTTTAACAAGatccaaaacaaaaaacaaagctCGTCTTCTTCGCCTCAAGGGCTTCCAGTTAGCACTTTCCTTCCAACAAGACATTTGCAACAACTTCTCCAAT atttTGCTTGTTCAAATGGGTATGTGCTATAATCTTAGGATTGTGTTACAGACAAAGGTTGAGATTGTTGTCACGGAAGATAACCGGGAGGGAATGAAAATTGTGGCCACGGTGCGTGAGCTCGGAGCTTCCATGCTAGTGGTTGGACTTCATGATCATAGTTTTCTTTACAG CTTGTCAATGGTCCATAACAACGTAGCTAACTACTTTAACTGTAGAGTGCTTGCCATCAATCAGCCTCTTGCTTCCCCAGTCAGTCCAACGATGGGAGTCCAAGGCAGTTCAACCAACATGGACTTTTCACATATTCACATCTCTGCCTTACA AGTGCCTGAAACCCCTCAACCAAAGATAAAATACCGGATTTGCCCTGATCCGACTGCAATTATTTGTCGGTTAAGGTGGTCAAGGAGTAGAAGATGA